The following coding sequences are from one Paenibacillus sp. JDR-2 window:
- a CDS encoding four-carbon acid sugar kinase family protein yields the protein MKQISIIADDLTGASDSGVQFARNGLKTQVLFDWSAIPDDHSELDVIVIDTDSRSIPGELAYKRAASAAAALKDKGFSFIYKKMDSTLRGNLGQEIRGVMDSFGFAAAFIAPAFPRIGRTTVGGVHYLNGTPIHETEMARDPKTPVPDSRVAYVLQEQSGLASVNVELALLRKGPEAVRQFIEEQLRHTVKLFVFDAETDEDLAIIAALMPVFQSGVLWGGSAGLAEFLITPDPTRSAERYEKQSAEGAVILVAGSISAITREQVAEVNRQANVAALEMDPLAAIGPVEEREREIARCAAELQLAIATGKDISLHAGSSPEQVRAAKEKGAALGLDSSDVSNRIADTLGQITSQVAASSSVQGLVLTGGDTAKAVCRYLGVSGFELHHEVEPGIPYGTLVGGSRLPAITKAGAFGRKGSLWHAMQHIREGRGE from the coding sequence GTGAAACAGATATCGATTATTGCAGATGATTTAACCGGCGCATCGGACTCCGGCGTTCAATTTGCCCGGAATGGCCTAAAGACGCAGGTGCTGTTTGATTGGTCGGCCATTCCCGATGATCATTCGGAGCTGGATGTGATCGTAATCGACACGGACAGCCGCTCGATACCGGGAGAGCTGGCTTACAAGCGGGCGGCGAGTGCAGCCGCGGCGCTCAAAGATAAAGGCTTCAGCTTTATTTACAAAAAAATGGACTCTACGCTAAGAGGCAATCTGGGGCAGGAAATACGCGGAGTTATGGACAGCTTTGGCTTTGCTGCCGCTTTTATTGCGCCTGCTTTTCCAAGAATCGGCCGGACGACCGTTGGAGGAGTTCATTATTTGAACGGTACGCCGATTCACGAAACCGAGATGGCGAGAGATCCGAAGACACCGGTTCCGGATTCCCGTGTCGCCTATGTTTTGCAGGAGCAATCCGGCCTTGCCAGCGTAAACGTAGAGCTTGCATTGTTACGCAAAGGTCCGGAGGCGGTTCGCCAATTTATCGAAGAACAACTTCGTCACACCGTAAAGCTGTTTGTGTTCGATGCGGAGACGGATGAGGATCTTGCCATTATTGCCGCGCTTATGCCGGTATTCCAATCCGGCGTTTTGTGGGGAGGCTCGGCCGGCTTGGCGGAGTTCCTGATTACGCCGGATCCGACGAGATCCGCCGAACGATACGAAAAACAATCTGCGGAAGGTGCCGTCATTCTCGTAGCGGGAAGCATATCGGCTATTACCCGGGAACAAGTTGCGGAGGTTAACCGGCAGGCTAATGTCGCCGCTTTGGAGATGGATCCGCTTGCGGCAATCGGACCGGTGGAAGAGCGGGAGCGCGAAATCGCCAGGTGTGCGGCTGAGCTGCAGCTTGCGATCGCAACGGGGAAAGATATTTCGCTGCACGCCGGTTCTTCTCCCGAGCAAGTCCGCGCAGCCAAGGAAAAGGGAGCCGCGCTAGGACTAGATTCCTCGGATGTCTCCAACCGGATTGCGGATACCCTTGGTCAGATTACAAGCCAGGTTGCGGCAAGCAGCTCCGTACAAGGTCTCGTGCTGACCGGCGGCGATACAGCCAAAGCCGTATGCCGGTATTTAGGCGTCAGCGGTTTTGAACTTCATCATGAGGTGGAGCCGGGTATCCCGTACGGAACTTTGGTTGGGGGCTCCAGATTGCCGGCAATTACGAAAGCAGGGGCGTTCGGCCGTAAAGGATCGTTATGGCATGCCATGCAGCATATACGAGAAGGAAGAGGGGAATAA
- a CDS encoding histidine kinase, whose translation MFKRLKAIPWNSIPVKLVLGLLGITLPLIALLLYNNSYSMNVVHSQVAASNKSLIDIYMNQTDGQLTEVERHLAGLTSTDLNVQDMGDARTEDDFVLAKTAVYRKLTSDLSIYPYIDGFYVYSLIHHEGVEAYKGNLSYPQLTHIRQALADRVTELTQKSQYRNVEWKIMQLDGESYLVRLMRDGDLFVGAWVKASTVLQPLRGMRTGNTGAVLLVDDKGSILAATRDLSSEKLNFSDGFQSYYLSGQEDKFLIVGESSAKGSFSLAAAIPDESILENLPYLTKASAVVILLALLMLPLSFLILRKVILQPLSKMVSAMRMIGKGNFTIRIDAAKAPDEIQLVNQTFNTMISKIEELKIHVYEEQLSKQRAELKQLQLQINPHFFMNSLNILYNLAQVKQFEPIQEMTMHLVLYFRYLFQSSHPLVPLKNELSHIRHYLRIQQMRFPDTFSCEVDIPSYLETTAIPPLLLQTVVENSVKHAVKPGEPIKLIIEAELDDLAEEPMVVVTVRDTGEGYSEAALSRLRQGKIYTDEAGEHIGLWNIRERLKLQFGDKAWMDCYNDDPQGAVTEIAIPLHASQEQKE comes from the coding sequence ATGTTCAAACGTTTAAAAGCTATTCCGTGGAATTCGATTCCGGTCAAGCTGGTGCTTGGCCTTTTAGGTATTACCTTGCCTTTAATCGCGCTTCTTCTCTATAACAATTCATATAGCATGAACGTCGTTCATAGTCAGGTAGCGGCGTCGAACAAAAGCTTAATCGATATTTATATGAATCAGACGGATGGGCAGCTGACCGAGGTAGAGAGACATCTGGCCGGTCTAACCTCAACGGATCTCAATGTGCAGGACATGGGCGATGCGAGGACGGAAGACGATTTCGTTCTGGCCAAAACCGCGGTCTACCGCAAGCTGACTTCGGACCTGTCGATTTACCCTTATATTGACGGTTTTTATGTCTATTCCTTAATCCATCATGAAGGCGTTGAGGCGTACAAAGGCAACTTGTCCTACCCTCAGCTGACCCATATCCGCCAAGCGCTTGCGGACAGGGTGACCGAACTGACGCAGAAATCGCAATACCGGAACGTTGAGTGGAAGATCATGCAGCTGGACGGAGAGTCGTACCTCGTTCGTCTTATGCGTGACGGCGATCTTTTTGTCGGAGCTTGGGTGAAGGCGTCAACCGTGCTGCAGCCGCTGCGCGGAATGCGTACCGGCAACACCGGAGCCGTACTCCTCGTTGATGACAAGGGGAGCATTTTGGCTGCGACAAGAGATCTCTCGAGCGAAAAACTGAACTTCTCGGATGGGTTTCAGAGCTATTATTTATCCGGTCAGGAGGACAAGTTCTTAATAGTGGGCGAATCCTCGGCAAAAGGAAGCTTTAGCCTCGCGGCCGCTATTCCGGATGAGTCTATTTTGGAGAATCTCCCTTATCTGACCAAAGCGTCCGCCGTCGTGATTTTATTGGCCTTGCTTATGCTGCCGCTTAGCTTTCTGATTTTGCGCAAGGTGATTTTGCAGCCTCTCAGCAAGATGGTCAGCGCGATGAGAATGATCGGGAAGGGCAACTTTACCATCCGGATTGACGCCGCCAAGGCACCTGATGAGATTCAGCTGGTTAACCAGACCTTTAATACGATGATCTCCAAGATTGAAGAGCTTAAAATTCATGTGTATGAAGAGCAGCTTAGCAAACAAAGGGCGGAGCTTAAACAACTGCAGCTGCAAATCAATCCGCATTTTTTCATGAACTCGTTAAACATTTTGTACAATCTGGCGCAGGTAAAGCAATTTGAACCGATTCAGGAAATGACGATGCATCTCGTGCTTTATTTTCGATACCTGTTTCAAAGCTCTCATCCCCTTGTACCGCTTAAGAATGAGTTGAGTCATATTCGGCACTATTTGCGAATTCAGCAAATGCGGTTTCCGGATACCTTTTCTTGCGAGGTGGACATTCCGTCTTATTTGGAGACAACGGCTATTCCTCCGCTTCTTCTGCAGACGGTGGTAGAGAACTCCGTAAAGCATGCGGTTAAGCCTGGAGAACCGATTAAGCTGATTATAGAAGCGGAACTTGACGACTTGGCAGAGGAGCCGATGGTCGTCGTTACGGTAAGGGATACCGGCGAAGGTTATTCGGAGGCAGCCCTTTCCCGTTTGCGTCAAGGAAAGATCTATACGGATGAGGCCGGCGAGCATATCGGTCTATGGAATATTAGAGAAAGATTGAAGCTGCAATTCGGCGACAAGGCATGGATGGATTGCTACAACGATGACCCGCAAGGAGCGGTTACCGAGATTGCGATTCCTCTACATGCAAGCCAGGAGCAAAAGGAGTGA
- the pdxA gene encoding 4-hydroxythreonine-4-phosphate dehydrogenase PdxA — protein sequence MKAIIGITMGDGAGVGPEIIMKALGDNKVYEDSNPFVIGDAKILERAARVVNSELKVRPIASVTEAQYEYGTVDCLDLNLLPADLPFGQVSPEAGHAAFMYLKTAIELANEGLIDGICTAPLNKEALHKGGHIYPGHTEILADLTETQDFAMMLSAPKLKVIHVTTHVGIIDAVRMIEPERVYKVIQMAHQTLRKAGYAEPRIAVCGINPHAGENGLFGYGEEEQKVIPGVQRAQREGINVQGPLPADTLFFRTTRGDFDIVVAMYHDQGHGPVKVLGLEAGVNITVGLPIIRTSVDHGTAFDIAGKGIADDQSIKEALRQAVELAPKR from the coding sequence ATGAAAGCGATTATTGGGATCACAATGGGAGACGGCGCAGGCGTCGGCCCCGAGATTATTATGAAAGCTCTTGGCGATAACAAGGTATACGAGGACAGCAATCCGTTTGTGATCGGCGATGCCAAGATCTTAGAGCGTGCGGCCCGAGTCGTAAACAGCGAGCTCAAGGTTCGTCCTATTGCTTCAGTAACGGAAGCGCAATACGAATACGGCACGGTGGATTGCCTTGATCTGAATCTGCTGCCCGCCGACCTGCCGTTTGGACAAGTGTCTCCGGAAGCGGGTCATGCCGCGTTTATGTACTTGAAGACAGCCATTGAGCTGGCGAACGAAGGGCTGATCGACGGCATCTGCACGGCGCCGCTGAACAAAGAAGCGCTGCATAAGGGCGGCCATATTTATCCGGGTCATACGGAGATTCTGGCCGATCTGACGGAGACGCAGGATTTTGCGATGATGCTCTCCGCTCCAAAGCTGAAGGTTATTCACGTGACCACGCATGTAGGGATAATCGATGCAGTAAGAATGATCGAGCCGGAACGTGTCTACAAGGTGATCCAAATGGCTCACCAGACGCTTCGGAAAGCCGGTTATGCGGAACCTCGCATCGCGGTTTGCGGCATTAATCCTCATGCGGGCGAGAACGGGCTGTTCGGCTACGGCGAAGAGGAGCAGAAGGTAATCCCAGGCGTTCAGCGGGCGCAGCGGGAAGGCATTAACGTGCAAGGACCTCTGCCGGCGGATACTTTGTTCTTCCGTACGACGCGAGGCGACTTTGATATCGTTGTAGCCATGTACCACGATCAGGGACACGGTCCGGTGAAGGTGCTTGGCTTGGAAGCTGGCGTGAACATTACCGTCGGCCTGCCGATTATCCGCACAAGCGTCGATCACGGGACGGCCTTCGATATTGCAGGCAAAGGCATCGCGGACGACCAAAGCATTAAGGAAGCGCTCCGCCAAGCGGTAGAGCTTGCGCCAAAGCGCTAA
- a CDS encoding 2-keto-3-deoxygluconate permease → MKIKASIEKIPGGMMIVPLLIGAIINTAFPTISTYFGSFTGALMTGSLPMLAVFYVCMGSTIDFKATPYIVKKGGTLLITKIGIAMLVGFIAGKFLGNGMIDNGFFAGLSVLAIVAAMNDTNGGLYMALMGQFGRKEDVGAYSIMSLESGPFLTMITLGAAGLAAFPWQTLVGAILPLVVGMILGNLDKELRGFLSKGVPVLVPFFAFALGAGLNLGNVWKAGALGVLLGVAVVVITGLALMGTDRLTGGNGVAGLAAATTAGNAAGVPAAVAAANSIYVPLVPSATALVASSVIVTAILTPIVTAWWSKRLEARSK, encoded by the coding sequence GTGAAGATTAAAGCGAGCATTGAAAAAATCCCTGGCGGTATGATGATCGTCCCATTGCTGATTGGAGCTATCATAAATACGGCTTTTCCAACGATTTCGACTTATTTTGGTTCCTTCACCGGCGCATTGATGACCGGATCGCTTCCCATGCTGGCTGTTTTTTATGTCTGTATGGGATCCACCATCGACTTTAAAGCAACGCCTTACATCGTGAAAAAAGGCGGCACCTTATTGATCACCAAAATCGGTATTGCGATGCTGGTTGGTTTTATCGCCGGAAAATTCTTAGGCAACGGCATGATTGATAACGGTTTCTTCGCCGGTCTATCCGTTCTGGCTATCGTAGCGGCCATGAATGATACAAACGGCGGTCTGTACATGGCGCTGATGGGTCAGTTCGGACGCAAGGAAGATGTAGGCGCATATTCGATCATGAGCCTTGAGTCCGGCCCGTTCCTGACCATGATTACGCTTGGCGCAGCCGGTCTCGCCGCGTTCCCGTGGCAAACGCTTGTAGGCGCTATTCTTCCGCTGGTTGTCGGCATGATTCTCGGCAATCTGGATAAAGAGCTTCGCGGTTTCCTATCAAAAGGGGTACCGGTCCTCGTTCCGTTCTTTGCCTTTGCACTTGGTGCCGGGCTTAATCTGGGCAATGTGTGGAAAGCCGGCGCGCTTGGCGTACTGCTTGGCGTTGCGGTCGTAGTCATTACCGGGTTAGCGCTGATGGGTACCGACCGGCTTACAGGCGGCAATGGCGTAGCCGGCTTGGCCGCGGCTACTACCGCGGGCAATGCCGCAGGCGTACCGGCAGCCGTCGCTGCCGCAAACTCGATCTATGTACCGCTGGTGCCTTCGGCAACCGCGCTTGTTGCTTCGAGCGTTATTGTGACGGCTATCCTTACGCCAATTGTGACCGCATGGTGGTCTAAACGTCTGGAAGCTAGAAGCAAATAA
- a CDS encoding response regulator, translated as MRQLLIVDDEPIAVEGLKSGVDWPSIGISRVMTAYNADQAMEVFGRERVDILLCDIEMPKASGLQLLEWVRSHWSGTETIFLTCHADFQYAKQAIQLGSLDYLLKPIPYDELKAVVEKAIRKMDKEQHMSEFSQFGKFWLQHQPMLVERFWLDVLGQAIPALPRAINTAAQERNIPYSDKLVFLPILLRVRRWYKEYSLRDKKTMEYALRKAAEEVMMRRQDSGLLIATGDDAMLLVLNGGKEASEPAVLKALCESYISACRDYFMCDVSCYVGEKVRGHEMAAAYQRLQRMDADNVASDNCVVFLGDRTGTASPQTLPDMGMWGIMLKEGAREKVIAEAESFIGQQVDAGRLTPQLLALFIQDFQQMVHYVLQIKGIQAHQLLSDSLSVERFARAGRSAKDALIWIRHIVGKSLDYMNSLEHSPSVVEQAKTYIHQHLAEEISREDIASHVYLNPDYLTRIFKRETGMSISDYLLQQRLRIAAELLANTDLAVSAVASRIGYANFSHFSRIFKKYMGINPLEYRQSQESRQSDSVKS; from the coding sequence ATGCGTCAGCTGCTTATTGTGGATGATGAACCGATCGCGGTAGAAGGTCTGAAATCCGGCGTTGACTGGCCATCGATCGGTATCTCCCGGGTTATGACGGCTTATAATGCCGATCAGGCTATGGAGGTTTTCGGCCGGGAGCGGGTTGATATCTTGCTATGCGATATCGAAATGCCGAAGGCTTCCGGGCTTCAGCTTCTGGAGTGGGTGAGAAGCCATTGGTCCGGGACGGAAACGATATTTCTTACCTGTCATGCCGATTTCCAGTATGCGAAACAAGCGATTCAGCTGGGTAGTCTCGATTATCTGCTGAAGCCGATTCCTTATGACGAGCTTAAGGCTGTCGTGGAGAAAGCGATCCGCAAAATGGACAAGGAGCAGCATATGAGCGAATTCAGCCAATTCGGCAAATTTTGGCTGCAGCATCAGCCGATGCTGGTAGAGCGGTTCTGGCTGGATGTGCTGGGTCAGGCTATTCCGGCTTTGCCGCGGGCGATTAACACGGCAGCGCAGGAACGCAACATTCCGTATTCCGACAAGCTTGTTTTCCTGCCCATTCTATTGCGAGTCCGCCGTTGGTATAAGGAGTATTCGCTCAGGGATAAGAAGACGATGGAGTATGCGCTGCGCAAAGCCGCAGAAGAAGTAATGATGCGGCGGCAGGATAGCGGCCTGCTTATTGCCACGGGTGACGATGCGATGCTGCTCGTGTTGAACGGCGGCAAAGAGGCCTCGGAGCCAGCGGTGCTGAAAGCGTTATGCGAATCTTATATCTCGGCTTGCCGCGATTATTTCATGTGCGACGTGTCCTGCTATGTCGGAGAGAAAGTTCGGGGGCATGAGATGGCCGCGGCCTATCAGCGCTTGCAGCGGATGGATGCCGATAATGTGGCTTCGGACAACTGCGTTGTTTTTCTTGGAGATCGGACAGGCACGGCTTCTCCGCAAACGCTCCCCGATATGGGGATGTGGGGGATCATGCTGAAGGAAGGGGCAAGGGAAAAAGTGATCGCGGAAGCAGAGAGCTTCATCGGTCAGCAGGTCGATGCGGGCCGGCTTACGCCTCAGCTTCTAGCGCTGTTTATACAGGATTTTCAGCAGATGGTTCATTATGTTCTGCAGATTAAAGGGATCCAGGCACATCAACTGCTTAGCGACAGCCTTTCGGTTGAACGCTTTGCCCGAGCAGGCAGGTCGGCGAAGGATGCGCTTATCTGGATTCGTCATATCGTAGGCAAATCGCTTGATTACATGAACTCGCTTGAGCATTCGCCAAGTGTCGTCGAACAAGCGAAAACTTATATTCATCAGCATCTAGCCGAGGAAATCTCCAGAGAAGATATTGCAAGCCATGTGTATCTGAACCCGGATTATTTGACCCGGATCTTCAAGCGCGAGACCGGGATGTCGATCTCGGATTATTTGCTGCAGCAGCGTCTTCGTATTGCCGCCGAGCTGCTAGCGAATACGGATTTGGCGGTCAGCGCGGTGGCGAGCCGGATTGGTTACGCAAACTTTTCGCATTTCTCCCGCATTTTCAAAAAATATATGGGCATTAATCCGCTGGAATATCGGCAGTCGCAGGAAAGTCGTCAAAGTGACAGCGTGAAGTCGTAA